A stretch of the Comamonas testosteroni TK102 genome encodes the following:
- the kdpF gene encoding K(+)-transporting ATPase subunit F: MSITWIEALAALTALGLFAYLGYALLRPEKF; the protein is encoded by the coding sequence ATGAGCATCACCTGGATCGAAGCCCTGGCCGCCCTGACGGCGCTGGGGCTGTTTGCCTATTTGGGCTATGCGCTGCTGCGCCCCGAGAAATTCTGA
- the kdpA gene encoding potassium-transporting ATPase subunit KdpA encodes MWLPWMEFAAVLTAATLLTIPMGQWLARCFTSEHHGWLERLSYRAMGVNPQERMGWQRYGAALVLSNALMMLLGYGLLRLQGALPLNPLEIAAQAPDLAFNTAASFITNTNWQAYSGENSLSNATQMVVITFLMFAGATTGVAAGAGFVRGLARSSSKDVGNFWVDFVRVFWRVLLPLSFIMALVYVWQGIPQTLHAEAVATTLEGGRQQLLMGPVASLESIKHLGTNGGGFFAMNAAHPFENPTPLTNLLHILSMLLIPAGMTYAFGSMLLRRKQGWVLFAACMVMFVGFLSLVFVSEQNGSQLLARSGADQQYSLTQSGGNMEGKELRFGIADTALFVATTTAATTGSVNAMHDSLTPLGGITPLAQMMLNCVFGGDGVGLINLIQYAILTVFLAGMMIGRTPEFLGKKIEVREIKLVMLAVLVPPACILGFTALAALWPDAAASLNNRGPHGFSEILYAYASATANNGSAFAGLNANTPFFNTTTGLAMLAGRFLTLLPMLAVAGSLAAKATVPAGPGTFPTATPLFMGLLVFVVLVVGGLTFLPALALGPVIEQLQMLVGQLYA; translated from the coding sequence ATGTGGCTACCCTGGATGGAATTCGCGGCCGTGCTGACGGCGGCGACCTTGCTGACGATTCCCATGGGCCAATGGCTGGCTCGCTGCTTTACCAGCGAGCACCACGGCTGGCTGGAGCGCCTGAGCTACCGTGCCATGGGCGTGAACCCGCAGGAGCGCATGGGCTGGCAGCGCTATGGCGCAGCCCTGGTGCTGAGCAATGCGCTGATGATGCTGCTGGGCTACGGGCTGCTGCGCCTGCAGGGCGCCCTGCCGCTGAATCCGCTGGAGATTGCGGCGCAGGCGCCCGACCTGGCTTTCAACACCGCCGCCTCCTTCATCACCAACACCAACTGGCAGGCCTACTCGGGTGAGAACAGCCTGAGCAATGCAACGCAGATGGTGGTCATCACCTTTCTGATGTTTGCCGGTGCCACCACAGGTGTCGCTGCCGGTGCCGGCTTTGTGCGCGGACTGGCGCGATCCAGTAGCAAGGATGTCGGCAACTTCTGGGTCGACTTCGTGCGCGTGTTCTGGCGCGTGCTGCTGCCGCTGTCCTTCATCATGGCCCTGGTCTATGTCTGGCAGGGCATTCCGCAGACCCTGCATGCCGAAGCCGTGGCGACGACGCTCGAAGGAGGCCGTCAGCAGCTGCTGATGGGGCCGGTGGCCAGCCTGGAAAGCATCAAGCATCTGGGCACCAACGGCGGCGGATTCTTTGCCATGAATGCGGCCCATCCCTTCGAGAACCCGACGCCGCTGACCAATCTGCTGCACATCCTCTCGATGCTGCTGATTCCTGCGGGCATGACCTACGCCTTCGGCTCCATGCTGCTGCGTCGCAAGCAGGGCTGGGTGCTGTTTGCAGCCTGCATGGTGATGTTCGTCGGCTTTCTGAGCCTGGTGTTCGTGTCCGAGCAGAACGGCAGCCAGCTGCTGGCGCGCTCCGGAGCCGATCAGCAGTACAGCCTGACCCAGAGCGGCGGCAATATGGAGGGCAAGGAGCTGCGCTTCGGCATTGCCGATACGGCCTTGTTCGTGGCGACCACCACTGCGGCCACCACGGGCTCGGTCAATGCCATGCATGATTCGCTGACCCCGCTGGGCGGCATCACACCGCTGGCCCAGATGATGCTCAACTGCGTCTTCGGCGGCGACGGCGTGGGGCTGATCAATCTGATTCAGTACGCCATCCTCACGGTGTTTCTGGCCGGCATGATGATAGGCCGCACGCCGGAATTCCTGGGCAAGAAGATCGAGGTGCGCGAGATCAAGCTGGTCATGCTCGCAGTGCTGGTGCCGCCGGCCTGCATTCTGGGATTCACGGCGCTGGCCGCGCTCTGGCCCGATGCCGCAGCCAGTCTCAACAACCGCGGCCCGCACGGCTTCTCGGAGATCCTCTACGCCTATGCATCGGCCACTGCCAACAACGGATCGGCCTTTGCCGGGCTGAACGCCAACACCCCGTTCTTCAACACCACCACGGGTCTGGCCATGCTGGCGGGACGCTTTCTGACGCTGCTGCCCATGCTGGCCGTGGCCGGCAGCCTGGCGGCCAAGGCCACCGTGCCCGCAGGGCCGGGAACATTCCCCACGGCCACACCGCTGTTCATGGGCCTGCTGGTGTTCGTGGTGCTGGTGGTGGGCGGTCTCACCTTTCTGCCGGCACTGGCCCTGGGTCCCGTGATCGAGCAGCTGCAAATGCTGGTGGGTCAGCTCTACGCCTGA
- the kdpC gene encoding K(+)-transporting ATPase subunit C: MKTSTQTLCTSVQPGHATTQPEAQAASWPRLLGSSVRAALLVMVVSGIAYPLLTTGVAQALFPHAANGSLIEREGLIVGSALIGQQFTGPQYFHGRPSATMAPDPNQEGASLAAAYNAGLSGASNQGATHKDLSEAVAQRVAQYRADNDMAADLAVPVDAVTASASGLDPHISLANARLQLPRVAQARQLPEARLVELMDRATEPRSLGLLGEPRVNVLQLNLALDALQPANSAAKE; this comes from the coding sequence ATGAAAACATCGACTCAAACTCTTTGCACCTCGGTGCAGCCCGGCCATGCAACAACGCAGCCCGAGGCGCAAGCCGCTTCCTGGCCCCGGCTGCTGGGCTCCAGCGTGCGTGCCGCCTTGCTGGTGATGGTGGTCTCGGGCATTGCCTATCCCCTGCTGACCACGGGCGTGGCACAGGCGCTGTTTCCCCATGCGGCCAATGGCAGCCTGATCGAGCGCGAGGGCCTGATCGTGGGCTCGGCCCTGATCGGCCAGCAGTTCACCGGGCCACAGTATTTCCACGGTCGGCCCAGCGCCACCATGGCGCCGGATCCGAACCAGGAGGGTGCAAGCCTTGCCGCTGCCTACAACGCAGGGCTTTCCGGTGCCAGCAACCAGGGGGCGACGCACAAGGACCTGTCCGAAGCCGTGGCGCAGCGTGTCGCCCAGTACCGCGCCGATAACGACATGGCCGCAGATCTGGCGGTGCCGGTGGATGCGGTCACCGCCTCCGCCTCGGGCCTGGACCCGCATATCTCGCTGGCCAATGCCAGGCTGCAGCTGCCGCGCGTGGCACAGGCGCGCCAGCTGCCCGAGGCCAGGCTTGTGGAACTGATGGACAGGGCCACCGAACCGCGCAGCCTGGGCCTGCTGGGCGAGCCGCGCGTGAACGTGCTGCAACTCAATCTGGCGCTGGATGCCTTGCAGCCCGCCAACAGCGCCGCGAAGGAGTAA
- the kdpB gene encoding potassium-transporting ATPase subunit KdpB: MSARKMTAGRSLLDAALVKSALWDALRKLSPRTQWANPVMFVVYLGAILSSLLWWQSLMEPGSENSGFVLAIALWLWFTVLFANFAEALAEGRSRAQAASLRGMKRDTVAKLLQQPHFGSSWIPMRASELRKGVVIFVEAGDTIALDGTVIEGVASVDESAITGESAPVIREAGGDFSSVTGGTRVLSDWLVVEVTVNPGESFLDRMISMVESAKRQKTPNEMALTILLVGLTLVFLLVIVTLWPFSVFAVTQAGTGSVVGIAVLIALLVCLIPTTIGGLLSAIGVAGMSRMMQANVIATSGRAVEAAGDVDVLLLDKTGTITLGNRQACDFLPAPGTSAAQLAEAAQLSSLADETPEGRSVVALARERHGLPERSSADFPGEFVPFTAQTRMSGVDLQGAQGLRSLRKGAADAVRRHVEVLGGSFPAQVQLSVDNVSRKGSTPLVVADGAKVLGVIELKDIVKPGMRERFAELRRMGIQTVMVTGDNPLTAAAIAAEAGVDDYLAEARPEDKLQLIRSHQAAGRLVAMTGDGTNDAPALAQADVAVAMNSGTQAAKEAGNMVDLDSNPTKLIEVVETGKQMLMTRGALTTFSIANDVAKYFAIIPAAFVGTYPQLASLNVMQLHSADSAILSAVIFNALIIIALVPLALRGVQYRAVGAAILLRRNLLIYGLGGLIVPFVGIKLIDLLLTALHLV, translated from the coding sequence ATGAGCGCAAGAAAAATGACGGCAGGCCGCAGCCTGCTTGACGCCGCGCTGGTGAAGTCGGCGCTCTGGGATGCGCTGCGCAAGCTCTCGCCACGCACGCAGTGGGCCAACCCGGTGATGTTTGTGGTGTATCTGGGGGCGATCCTGAGCAGTCTCTTGTGGTGGCAGAGCCTGATGGAGCCGGGCAGCGAGAACAGCGGCTTTGTGCTGGCGATTGCGCTGTGGCTGTGGTTCACCGTGCTGTTTGCCAACTTTGCCGAGGCCCTGGCCGAGGGCCGCAGCCGCGCGCAGGCCGCCAGCCTGCGCGGCATGAAGCGCGATACCGTGGCCAAGCTGCTGCAGCAGCCGCATTTCGGCAGCTCCTGGATTCCCATGCGCGCCAGCGAGCTGCGCAAGGGGGTGGTCATCTTCGTCGAGGCCGGTGACACGATTGCACTCGACGGCACGGTGATCGAGGGCGTGGCGTCGGTGGACGAAAGCGCGATCACCGGCGAATCCGCTCCCGTGATCCGCGAGGCCGGCGGCGACTTCTCGTCGGTGACCGGCGGCACGCGCGTGCTGTCGGACTGGCTGGTGGTGGAGGTCACGGTCAACCCCGGCGAGTCGTTTCTGGATCGCATGATCTCCATGGTCGAGTCGGCCAAGCGCCAGAAGACCCCGAACGAGATGGCGCTGACGATCTTGCTCGTGGGTCTGACGCTGGTCTTTCTGCTGGTCATCGTCACGCTGTGGCCGTTCTCGGTCTTTGCGGTGACGCAGGCCGGCACCGGCTCGGTGGTCGGCATCGCCGTGCTGATTGCGCTGCTGGTCTGCCTGATTCCGACCACCATCGGCGGCCTGCTGTCGGCCATCGGCGTGGCCGGCATGAGCCGCATGATGCAGGCCAACGTCATCGCCACCTCAGGGCGGGCCGTGGAGGCTGCCGGCGATGTGGACGTGCTGCTGCTGGACAAGACCGGCACCATCACCCTGGGCAACCGCCAGGCCTGCGACTTCCTGCCGGCGCCGGGAACGAGCGCCGCGCAGCTGGCCGAAGCGGCCCAGCTGTCCTCGCTGGCCGATGAAACCCCCGAAGGCCGCAGTGTGGTGGCGCTGGCCAGGGAGCGCCATGGCCTGCCCGAGCGCAGCAGCGCCGATTTCCCGGGCGAGTTCGTGCCCTTTACCGCACAGACGCGCATGAGCGGGGTCGATCTGCAGGGCGCTCAAGGCCTGCGCAGCTTGCGCAAGGGCGCTGCCGATGCTGTGCGCCGGCATGTCGAGGTGCTGGGCGGTAGCTTCCCGGCCCAGGTGCAACTGTCCGTGGATAACGTCTCGCGCAAGGGCAGCACGCCTTTGGTGGTGGCCGATGGCGCCAAGGTGCTGGGCGTGATCGAGCTCAAGGACATCGTCAAGCCAGGCATGCGTGAGCGCTTTGCCGAGCTGCGCCGCATGGGCATACAGACGGTGATGGTGACGGGCGACAACCCGCTGACGGCGGCCGCCATTGCCGCCGAGGCCGGGGTGGACGATTACCTGGCCGAAGCCAGGCCCGAGGACAAGCTGCAGCTGATCCGCTCGCACCAGGCGGCCGGTCGTCTGGTGGCCATGACGGGGGACGGCACCAACGATGCGCCGGCCCTGGCCCAGGCCGATGTGGCCGTGGCCATGAACAGCGGCACTCAGGCCGCCAAGGAAGCCGGCAACATGGTCGATCTCGACTCCAACCCCACCAAGCTGATCGAGGTGGTGGAGACCGGCAAGCAGATGCTGATGACGCGCGGGGCCTTGACCACCTTCAGCATTGCCAACGATGTGGCCAAGTATTTCGCCATCATTCCGGCCGCCTTTGTGGGTACCTATCCGCAGCTGGCCTCGCTCAACGTGATGCAGCTGCACAGCGCGGATTCCGCCATCCTGAGCGCCGTGATCTTCAACGCGCTGATCATCATCGCCCTGGTGCCGCTGGCCTTGCGCGGCGTGCAGTACCGCGCCGTGGGCGCCGCCATATTGCTGCGCCGCAACCTGCTGATCTACGGCCTGGGCGGGCTGATCGTGCCGTTTGTGGGCATCAAGCTCATCGACCTGCTGTTGACCGCGCTCCATCTGGTCTGA
- a CDS encoding TorF family putative porin, whose translation MSQSSVKKFLAGPFLAVASALLLMAASGATPARAQTPADEAADKPPVTGSLGLLSDYRFRGISQTWQGAAVQGGVELALPRGWYLGTSLSNVSTHSYGRGQGLEHDIYGGWRGDVAPGWQLDAGLLHYRYPGARLMADDGTARRFDTTELYLGAAHGGFSAKWSVALTPYFGLGESTAASAFASALRPSGSSRGSQYLDLNYQHPLADIATLGLHGGYTWVRNYSDVSYADWRLSLSRSWGAWTASLAYVGTSADARFYSAANGLGQWRDLGRSGWLLGLSAGF comes from the coding sequence ATGTCTCAATCTTCCGTGAAGAAATTTCTGGCCGGACCCTTCCTGGCCGTGGCAAGTGCCTTGCTGCTGATGGCTGCTTCCGGCGCCACCCCCGCCAGGGCCCAGACTCCTGCCGACGAGGCTGCCGACAAGCCGCCCGTCACCGGTTCGCTCGGCCTGCTCAGCGACTATCGCTTTCGCGGCATTTCGCAAACCTGGCAGGGGGCGGCCGTGCAGGGCGGTGTGGAGCTGGCCCTGCCGCGCGGCTGGTATCTGGGCACTTCGCTGTCCAATGTCTCGACCCACAGCTACGGCCGGGGCCAGGGGCTGGAGCACGATATCTACGGCGGCTGGCGCGGCGATGTGGCGCCCGGCTGGCAGCTCGACGCCGGGCTGCTGCACTACCGATACCCCGGCGCGAGGCTGATGGCCGATGACGGCACTGCCAGGCGCTTTGACACCACCGAGCTCTACCTGGGCGCAGCGCATGGCGGCTTCAGCGCGAAGTGGTCTGTGGCGCTGACTCCTTATTTCGGGCTGGGAGAGAGCACGGCGGCTTCAGCCTTCGCGTCGGCGCTGCGCCCATCGGGCAGCAGCCGAGGCAGCCAGTATCTGGATCTGAACTATCAGCATCCGCTGGCCGATATCGCCACCCTGGGTCTGCATGGCGGCTATACCTGGGTGCGCAATTACAGCGATGTTTCCTATGCCGACTGGCGGCTCTCGCTGTCCAGGAGCTGGGGCGCGTGGACGGCCTCGCTGGCCTATGTCGGCACTTCGGCCGATGCCCGCTTCTACAGTGCTGCCAACGGCCTGGGCCAGTGGCGGGATCTGGGGCGCAGCGGCTGGTTGCTCGGACTGAGTGCCGGGTTCTGA
- a CDS encoding sensor histidine kinase — protein MPSSTNTSAASRPDPDALLAQLQADSQRAHRGKLRIYFGSNAGVGKTYAMLAAAQRERQAGRSVLVGLVETHGRAETEQQLHDLELLARRQLVYQGRQLDEFDLDAALARRPEVLLLDELAHSNVSGSRHPKRWQDVQELLEAGIEVWTTLNVQHLESLNDVVGGIVGIQVHETVPDHLFDDADEVIVVDIPPEELLKRLKAGKVYPLEQAERASRNFFRQGNLLALRELALRRTADRVDEDMRDYRRERAIDDVWPTRERLLVGVGGRAGDDALVRQVARLARRLEADWVVVYVDAPERQHRPRAAQEAVLRTLALAARLGAETATIPGAQVAQALVDFARERNASHLVLARVHEPLSRWLRWRSPSLSEQIAALDPGLDVLLLSVKQSNNESALRLPAAREQTIPWKGYVGVTLACLAATAVAELLLRVFDPANVVMLFLLVVVLSAVRWGRGPGAWAALLSVLLFDFYFVPPRNSFSVNDTQYLFTFSLMLGVALVCGQLTARLRHEARVAAERERRAGALARLARDLSGALTQEQVTRIALTTMSGVFDAQTGLLVPDADEQLQLAQGSEGPIDTSVGRWSMEHGQMAGYGTDTLAAAPALYVPLMAPVRSRGVLVLQLRAPQKLRVPEERRLLDACASQIALALERVHFVEVAQQTQIAMEGERMRNTLLSAVSHDLRTPLTGILGAAQAALPHAPQGPAHHMLLQIRNQAQALQQLVDNLLAMARLQQGGVQLKREWLPVDELVGSALAQMRERLTAHVLQTSMPAGLPLLQLDAVLMERVLVNLLDNAIKYTPEGTTITVAARVQGSDCVLSVQDAGPGLPVHLPVEQLFEPFTRGQAESAVFGMGLGLALAQRIVQAHGGRLQVTEAEPGPGTVFSISLPVPEQPAMDE, from the coding sequence ATGCCTTCATCCACCAACACCTCCGCCGCGTCGCGCCCCGATCCCGACGCACTGCTCGCCCAGTTGCAGGCCGACAGCCAGCGCGCCCATCGTGGCAAGCTGCGCATCTACTTCGGCTCCAACGCCGGGGTGGGCAAGACCTATGCCATGCTGGCGGCCGCGCAGCGCGAGCGCCAGGCCGGGCGCAGCGTGCTGGTGGGGCTGGTGGAAACTCACGGCCGTGCCGAGACCGAGCAGCAGCTGCATGACCTGGAGCTGCTGGCGCGGCGTCAGCTGGTCTACCAGGGCCGGCAACTGGACGAGTTCGATCTGGATGCGGCACTGGCGCGTCGCCCGGAAGTGCTGCTGCTCGACGAGCTGGCGCACAGCAATGTGAGCGGCTCGCGCCATCCCAAGCGCTGGCAGGATGTGCAGGAGCTGCTGGAAGCGGGAATCGAGGTGTGGACCACGCTCAACGTCCAGCATCTGGAAAGCCTCAACGATGTGGTGGGCGGCATCGTGGGCATACAGGTCCACGAGACCGTGCCCGACCATCTGTTTGACGATGCCGACGAGGTCATCGTGGTCGACATCCCCCCCGAGGAGCTGCTCAAGCGCCTCAAGGCGGGCAAGGTCTATCCGCTGGAGCAGGCCGAAAGGGCCTCGCGCAATTTCTTCCGCCAGGGCAATTTGCTGGCGCTGCGCGAGCTGGCCTTGCGCCGCACGGCAGACCGCGTCGATGAGGACATGCGCGACTATCGCCGCGAGCGTGCCATCGACGATGTCTGGCCGACGCGCGAGCGCCTGCTGGTGGGCGTGGGCGGGCGCGCCGGCGACGATGCCCTGGTGCGCCAGGTGGCCCGACTGGCGAGAAGGCTGGAGGCCGACTGGGTGGTGGTCTATGTGGATGCGCCCGAGCGCCAGCATCGGCCCCGTGCGGCCCAGGAAGCCGTGCTCAGGACTTTGGCGCTGGCCGCGCGTCTGGGGGCGGAAACGGCCACCATTCCCGGCGCCCAAGTGGCCCAGGCCCTGGTGGACTTTGCGCGTGAGCGCAATGCCAGCCATCTGGTGCTGGCACGGGTGCATGAACCTTTGAGTCGCTGGCTGCGCTGGCGCTCCCCCAGTCTGTCCGAGCAGATTGCCGCGCTCGATCCCGGCCTGGACGTGCTGCTGCTGTCCGTCAAGCAGAGCAACAATGAAAGCGCCTTGCGCTTGCCGGCAGCGCGTGAACAGACCATTCCATGGAAGGGCTATGTGGGCGTGACCCTGGCCTGCCTGGCCGCTACGGCGGTGGCGGAGCTGCTGCTGCGGGTCTTCGATCCGGCCAATGTGGTCATGCTGTTCCTGCTGGTGGTGGTGCTGTCCGCCGTGCGCTGGGGACGGGGCCCTGGTGCCTGGGCGGCCCTGCTGTCGGTGCTGCTGTTCGACTTCTACTTTGTGCCGCCGCGCAACTCCTTCAGCGTCAACGATACCCAGTATCTGTTCACCTTCAGTCTGATGCTGGGCGTGGCCCTGGTCTGCGGCCAGCTCACGGCGCGGCTGCGCCACGAGGCGCGCGTGGCCGCAGAGCGTGAGAGGCGGGCCGGCGCGCTGGCCAGGCTGGCGCGCGATCTGTCCGGTGCGCTGACGCAGGAGCAGGTCACGCGCATTGCGCTGACCACCATGTCAGGCGTCTTCGACGCCCAGACCGGGCTGCTGGTGCCCGATGCCGACGAGCAGCTGCAGCTGGCGCAGGGCAGTGAGGGTCCGATCGACACCAGCGTGGGCCGCTGGAGCATGGAGCATGGCCAGATGGCCGGCTACGGCACCGATACCCTGGCCGCCGCGCCGGCGCTGTATGTGCCGCTGATGGCGCCCGTGCGCTCGCGCGGCGTGCTGGTGCTGCAGCTGCGCGCGCCGCAGAAACTGCGGGTGCCCGAGGAGCGCCGCCTGCTCGATGCCTGTGCCAGCCAGATCGCACTGGCGCTGGAGCGCGTGCATTTTGTGGAAGTGGCGCAGCAGACCCAGATTGCCATGGAGGGCGAGCGCATGCGCAACACCTTGCTCTCGGCTGTCTCGCACGATCTGCGCACGCCGCTGACGGGCATTCTGGGCGCCGCCCAGGCGGCCTTGCCGCATGCGCCCCAGGGGCCTGCGCATCACATGCTGCTGCAGATTCGCAATCAGGCCCAGGCGCTGCAGCAGCTGGTGGACAACCTGCTGGCCATGGCACGCCTGCAGCAGGGCGGCGTGCAGCTCAAGCGCGAATGGCTGCCGGTGGACGAGCTGGTCGGCAGTGCGCTGGCGCAGATGCGCGAGCGGCTGACAGCTCATGTGTTGCAGACCTCGATGCCGGCCGGGCTGCCCTTGCTGCAGCTCGATGCCGTGCTCATGGAGCGGGTGCTGGTCAATCTGCTGGACAACGCCATCAAATACACGCCGGAGGGCACGACCATCACCGTGGCCGCGCGCGTGCAGGGCAGCGACTGCGTGCTGAGCGTGCAGGATGCTGGGCCGGGACTGCCGGTGCATCTGCCTGTCGAACAGTTGTTCGAACCCTTTACCCGAGGGCAGGCAGAGAGCGCCGTGTTCGGCATGGGTCTCGGCCTGGCGCTGGCGCAGCGCATCGTGCAGGCCCATGGCGGACGCTTGCAGGTGACGGAGGCAGAGCCCGGGCCGGGCACCGTCTTCAGCATCTCGCTGCCAGTGCCCGAGCAGCCGGCCATGGACGAATGA
- a CDS encoding response regulator has product MTSAAPRILLIEDDASIRRFVRLALEDEGWQVFESETARRGLIEAASRQPDAVVLDLGLPDADGKSVIAELRGWSQLPILVLSAREREEEKVAALDAGADDYLTKPFGVPELLARLRVMLRRRQQASAADKPGSCARFGTVVVDLAAHDVRRDGVAVHLTPIEFRLLATLIVGQGKVLTHRQLLLQVWGAEYLDRPHYLRVHMANLRQKIESDPAQPRHLVTELQVGYRLVGLEG; this is encoded by the coding sequence ATGACAAGCGCCGCACCCCGCATCCTGCTGATTGAAGACGACGCCAGCATCCGCCGCTTTGTGCGCCTGGCACTGGAGGACGAAGGCTGGCAGGTGTTCGAGTCCGAAACCGCCAGGCGCGGCCTGATCGAGGCCGCCAGCCGCCAGCCCGACGCGGTGGTGCTGGATCTGGGTCTGCCCGATGCCGATGGCAAGAGCGTGATTGCCGAGCTGCGTGGCTGGAGCCAGCTGCCGATTCTGGTCCTGTCCGCGCGCGAGCGGGAGGAGGAGAAGGTGGCGGCCCTGGACGCCGGTGCCGATGACTACCTGACCAAGCCCTTTGGCGTGCCCGAGCTGCTGGCCCGGCTGCGCGTGATGCTGCGCCGCCGTCAGCAGGCGTCGGCAGCAGACAAGCCCGGCAGCTGTGCGCGTTTCGGCACGGTGGTGGTGGATCTGGCGGCGCACGATGTCAGGCGTGACGGTGTGGCTGTTCACCTGACGCCCATCGAGTTCCGTCTGCTGGCGACCCTGATTGTCGGCCAAGGCAAGGTGCTGACGCACCGCCAGCTGCTGCTGCAGGTCTGGGGGGCAGAATATCTGGACCGCCCACACTATCTGCGCGTGCACATGGCCAATCTGCGCCAGAAGATAGAGAGCGATCCGGCCCAGCCCCGGCATCTGGTAACCGAGTTGCAAGTCGGTTATCGCTTGGTGGGCCTCGAAGGCTGA
- the ahcY gene encoding adenosylhomocysteinase — protein MNAAVRFNPADSAITDISLAAWGRKEIRIAETEMPGLMAVREEFAAAQPLKGARITGSLHMTIQTAVLIETLTALGAQVRWASCNIFSTQDHAAAAIAETGVPVYAIKGESLEDYWNYTHNIFEFGAKGTEGEGPNMILDDGGDATMLMHLGKRAEQDLSVLANPTSEEERIVFAAIKAKLAVDSTWYSRKSAQIMGVTEETTTGVHRLNEMSAKGTLLFRAINVNDSVTKSKFDNLYGCRESLVDGIKRATDVMIAGKVACVAGYGDVGKGSAQALRALSAQVWVTEIDPINALQAAMEGYRVVTMEYAADKADIFVTTTGNKDIIRHEHMVAMKDQAIVCNIGHFDNEIDVASIEKYKWEEVKPQVDQIEFPDGKKITLLAKGRLVNLGCATGHPSFVMSNSFANQTLAQIELFTRPDAYEVGKVYVLPKILDEKVARLHLKKVGAMLTELSDEQAAYIGVSKQGPYKPETYRY, from the coding sequence ATGAACGCTGCCGTGCGCTTCAACCCCGCTGATTCGGCCATTACCGATATTTCCCTGGCTGCCTGGGGCCGCAAGGAAATCAGGATCGCCGAAACCGAAATGCCCGGTCTGATGGCCGTGCGCGAGGAGTTCGCTGCTGCCCAGCCCCTGAAGGGCGCGCGCATCACCGGCTCGCTGCACATGACCATCCAGACCGCCGTGCTGATCGAGACACTGACGGCTCTGGGCGCGCAAGTGCGCTGGGCCTCGTGCAACATCTTCTCGACCCAGGACCACGCTGCTGCCGCCATCGCCGAAACCGGCGTGCCTGTTTACGCCATCAAGGGCGAGTCGCTGGAAGACTACTGGAACTACACGCACAACATCTTTGAATTCGGCGCCAAGGGCACCGAAGGCGAAGGCCCCAACATGATCCTGGATGACGGCGGCGACGCCACCATGCTCATGCACCTGGGCAAGCGCGCCGAGCAGGATCTGTCCGTGCTGGCCAACCCCACTTCGGAAGAAGAGCGCATCGTCTTCGCCGCCATCAAGGCCAAGCTGGCCGTGGACTCCACCTGGTACAGCCGCAAGTCGGCCCAGATCATGGGCGTGACCGAAGAGACCACTACCGGTGTGCACCGCCTCAACGAAATGTCGGCCAAGGGCACGCTGCTGTTCCGCGCCATCAACGTCAACGACTCGGTGACCAAGTCCAAGTTCGACAACCTGTACGGCTGCCGCGAATCGCTGGTGGACGGCATCAAGCGCGCCACCGACGTGATGATCGCCGGCAAGGTGGCTTGCGTGGCCGGCTACGGCGACGTGGGCAAGGGCTCCGCCCAGGCGCTGCGCGCGCTGTCGGCCCAGGTCTGGGTGACCGAGATCGACCCCATCAACGCCCTGCAGGCCGCCATGGAAGGCTATCGTGTAGTGACCATGGAATACGCTGCCGACAAGGCCGATATCTTCGTGACCACCACCGGCAACAAGGACATCATCCGTCACGAGCACATGGTTGCCATGAAGGATCAGGCCATCGTCTGCAACATCGGTCACTTCGACAACGAAATCGATGTGGCTTCGATCGAGAAGTACAAGTGGGAAGAAGTGAAGCCCCAGGTGGACCAGATCGAGTTCCCCGACGGCAAGAAGATCACCCTGCTGGCCAAGGGCCGTCTGGTGAACCTGGGCTGCGCCACTGGCCACCCCAGCTTTGTGATGTCCAACTCCTTCGCCAACCAGACCCTGGCGCAGATCGAGCTGTTCACCCGCCCCGACGCCTACGAAGTGGGCAAGGTCTATGTGCTGCCCAAGATCCTGGACGAAAAGGTCGCCCGCCTGCATCTGAAGAAGGTCGGCGCCATGCTGACCGAACTGAGCGACGAGCAAGCTGCCTATATCGGCGTGAGCAAGCAAGGCCCTTACAAGCCTGAAACGTATCGCTATTAA